The following coding sequences lie in one Lolium perenne isolate Kyuss_39 chromosome 2, Kyuss_2.0, whole genome shotgun sequence genomic window:
- the LOC127334999 gene encoding trihelix transcription factor ASIL2 has protein sequence MDDDDASMSPSLSPASSSPLPVASALPISDPVTVASAPPGGLMALALPIQKHASYPSHAGSTGTTTGGGREDAWSEGATSALIDAWGERFVALGRGSLRHPQWQEVAESVSARDNYSKAPKSDVQCKNRIDTLKKKYKIERAKPVSSWHFFDRLHVLLAPTYNNNNNNNNHKPAANGRNTVPTALRVGFPQRSRTPLMPAAATTAKRRAPSPEMSLASSESSDGFPPEPVLPAANGNKRRRTEPADAATDGERVQGMRELAQAIRRFGEAYERVETAKLEQTVEMERQRLDFARELESQRVQFFLNTQVELSQAKNHASPAAPAAARRMPSAPGDSSSRRMAPVQDSSSRRMASFPDARTSSNHHGRYRTNDGGSRHQHRPAPRPHYQYHENNVPASAAASDDEVDEEEDEEEDDDNEEESQ, from the coding sequence ATGGACGACGACGACGCCTCCATGTCGCCCTCGCtctcgccggcctcctcctcgccgcTCCCCGTCGCCTCCGCGCTCCCCATCTCCGACCCCGTCACCGTCGCCTCCGCGCCTCCCGGGGGCCTCATGGCCCTGGCGCTCCCGATCCAGAAGCACGCCTCCTACCCCAGCCACGCCGGCAGCACCGGCACCACCACCGGCGGCGGCCGAGAGGACGCCTGGAGCGAGGGCGCCACCTCCGCCCTCATCGACGCCTGGGGGGAGCGCTTCGTCGcgctcggccgcggcagcctccgCCACCCGCAGTGGCAGGAGGTCGCCGAGTCCGTCTCCGCCCGCGACAACTACTCCAAGGCCCCCAAGTCCGACGTCCAGTGCAAGAACCGCATCGACACGCTCAAGAAGAAGTACAAGATCGAGAGGGCAAAGCCCGTCTCCTCATGGCACTTCTTCGACCGCCTACACGTCCTCCTCGCGCCcacatacaacaacaacaacaacaacaacaaccacaagccAGCCGCCAACGGCCGCAACACCGTGCCCACGGCGCTGCGCGTCGGCTTCCCGCAGCGCAGCCGCACGCCGCTGATGCCCGCCGCCGCAACCACCGCCAAGCGGAGGGCGCCGTCTCCCGAGATGTCTTTGGCATCATCCGAGTCCTCCGACGGGTTCCCGCCGGAGCCCGTGCTCCCGGCGGCCAACGGGAAtaagaggaggaggacggagcCCGCGGACGCCGCCACCGATGGTGAGCGCGTGCAGGGCATGCGGGAGCTAGCGCAGGCGATACGGCGTTTCGGCGAGGCCTATGAGCGCGTGGAGACGGCCAAGCTGGAGCAGACCGTCGAGATGGAGCGCCAGCGCCTCGACTTCGCGCGGGAGCTCGAATCGCAGCGGGTGCAGTTCTTCCTCAACACGCAGGTGGAGCTATCGCAGGCCAAGAACCACGCCTCGCCCGCTGCCCCGGCCGCTGCTAGGAGAATGCCGTCCGCTCCGGGGGATTCCTCCTCCAGAAGGATGGCGCCGGTTCAAGATTCCTCCTCTAGAAGAATGGCATCGTTCCCTGATGCCAGGACGAGCAGCAATCACCATGGCCGGTACCGCACCAACGATGGTGGTAGCAGGCACCAACATCGTCCTGCCCCTCGCCCGCACTACCAGTACCATGAGAACAATGTGCCCGCCTCTGCAGCAGCCAGCGATGACGAggtggacgaggaggaggatgaggaggaagacgatgacaatGAAGAAGAGAGCCAGTGA